One genomic segment of Musa acuminata AAA Group cultivar baxijiao chromosome BXJ3-3, Cavendish_Baxijiao_AAA, whole genome shotgun sequence includes these proteins:
- the LOC135632740 gene encoding probable UDP-glucosyl transferase 73B6 — MGSVDAASTARPLHVVFFPLMSPGHMIPMVDMVRLFALRGVRSSVVTTPGNAHSVRPAIDAAAALGHPLALHLIPFPDPSATGLAPACENLSDVPAAQFDNFVNALFLFQAPVAALLRDLRPDALVSDSLFTWTADLAADLGVPRLIFHGAGAFPQYVICNLLGHFPFLESFTMDGLPHPIRLYKDGLPELMDNFAFLQLLGEAEAKSYGVVVNTYREMEPAYVDYYKKHHPQGLRAWCVGPVSLCCRAAEEERAKRGGLPATEANRILSWLDGKPAGSVVYLCFGSLCRLGVAQLRAIAKGLEASGRAFLWVVRRDAEGGLVAEEKWMPDGFEERVRGRGLLVRGWAPQLAVLGHAAVGWFVTHCGWNSLQEAVCAGVPMLTWPLFHEQFINQELVVEVMGAGLRVWEGLRRCRSPEQTPELVSAEEVEVAVRKATGGGEDAEAVRRRTKEYGEAARKAVEEGGSTHEDVTNLIKELEAVRLQKAGQGDAAQ; from the coding sequence ATGGGCTCCGTCGACGCTGCCTCCACCGCCCGCCCCCTCCATGTTGTATTCTTTCCCCTGATGAGTCCCGGCCACATGATCCCCATGGTCGACATGGTCCGCCTCTTCGCCCTCCGCGGCGTCCGCTCCTCCGTCGTCACCACCCCGGGCAACGCTCACAGCGTCCGCCCTGCCATCGACGCCGCCGCCGCCCTCGGCCACCCCCTCGCCCTCCACCTCATCCCCTTCCCCGACCCTTCCGCCACCGGGCTCGCCCCCGCCTGCGAGAACCTCTCTGACGTCCCCGCCGCCCAGTTCGACAACTTCGTCAACGCCCTGTTCCTCTTCCAGGCCCCGGTCGCCGCCCTCCTCCGCGACCTCCGCCCCGACGCCCTCGTCTCTGACTCGCTTTTCACGTGGACGGCCGACCTCGCGGCTGACCTCGGTGTCCCCCGCCTCATATTCCACGGCGCCGGCGCCTTCCCGCAGTACGTTATCTGCAACCTCCTCGGCCACTTCCCCTTCCTGGAGTCCTTCACCATGGACGGGCTCCCCCACCCGATTCGTCTCTACAAGGACGGCCTCCCGGAGCTCATGGACAACTTCGCATTCCTCCAGCTCCTCGGGGAGGCCGAGGCCAAGAGCTACGGCGTAGTCGTCAACACCTACCGCGAGATGGAGCCTGCGTACGTGGACTACTACAAGAAACACCACCCGCAGGGGCTCCGCGCCTGGTGCGTTGGGCCCGTGTCCCTCTGCTGCCGGGCGGCGGAAGAGGAGCGAGCCAAGCGCGGGGGCCTGCCGGCCACCGAGGCGAACCGGATTCTGTCCTGGCTCGACGGGAAGCCGGCGGGGTCGGTGGTGTACTTGTGCTTTGGTAGCCTCTGCCGCCTCGGCGTGGCGCAGCTACGGGCGATCGCAAAGGGACTGGAGGCGTCGGGCCGGGCGTTCCTGTGGGTGGTCCGGCGGGACGCGGAGGGGGGCCTGGTGGCGGAGGAGAAGTGGATGCCGGACGGGTTCGAAGAGCGCGTCCGGGGCCGCGGGCTGCTTGTGCGGGGGTGGGCCCCGCAGCTGGCGGTGCTGGGCCACGCTGCAGTGGGATGGTTCGTGACCCACTGCGGCTGGAACTCGCTGCAGGAGGCGGTGTGCGCCGGCGTGCCCATGCTCACCTGGCCGCTGTTCCACGAGCAGTTCATCAACCAGGAGCTGGTGGTGGAGGTCATGGGGGCGGGGCTGCGGGTGTGGGAGGGCCTGCGGCGGTGCCGCTCGCCGGAGCAGACGCCGGAGCTGGTGAGCgcggaggaggtggaggtggcAGTGAGGAAGGCCACGGGGGGAggtgaggacgcggaggcggtgaGGAGGAGGACCAAGGAGTACGGGGAGGCGGCGAGGAAGGCGGTGGAGGAAGGGGGGTCGACGCACGAGGACGTCACCAACCTGATCAAAGAGCTGGAGGCGGTGCGGCTTCAGAAGGCGGGGCAGGGGGACGCAGCGCAGTGA